A single Nitrospirota bacterium DNA region contains:
- a CDS encoding 2-oxoacid:acceptor oxidoreductase subunit alpha, with the protein MQGNEACAEGAFYAGCRFFAGYPITPSTEVMEIAAARLPKLGGVFIQMEDEIASISAIIGGSLGGMKSMTATSGPGFSLMQEGLGFACMTEVPCVIVNVMRSGPSTGSPTGPSQSDVMQAKWGTHGDHPAIVLTPSSVQELFYETVRAFNLSEQYRMPVIILYDEIVGHMREAITLPAPGEVEVINRIKPDCPPNEYKPYDKKYGDIAPLAAYGEGYRFHVTGLYHGEDGFPTNNTKLIEETAQRLIRKVDNNRDKICKNEEFYLDDAEIGVFAYGLSAKSAKFAIKELRKQGIKAGLLRPLTIWPFPEKAVEELSKQVRAIIVPEMNLGQIVHEVERVARGRCEVKGVLRADTEPIKPAQIIESITGNGFFPSS; encoded by the coding sequence ATGCAGGGTAATGAGGCCTGTGCTGAAGGGGCATTTTATGCAGGATGCAGATTTTTTGCAGGGTATCCAATAACCCCTTCTACGGAGGTTATGGAAATCGCTGCGGCAAGGCTTCCAAAACTTGGCGGCGTATTCATACAGATGGAGGATGAGATAGCAAGCATATCCGCGATTATTGGCGGGTCGCTTGGAGGCATGAAATCTATGACCGCAACCAGCGGTCCTGGTTTTTCCCTGATGCAGGAAGGACTTGGCTTCGCCTGCATGACAGAGGTTCCCTGCGTAATAGTGAACGTAATGAGAAGCGGACCGTCAACAGGTTCGCCTACAGGACCAAGTCAGTCTGATGTTATGCAGGCAAAATGGGGGACCCACGGAGATCATCCGGCTATTGTATTGACTCCTTCATCTGTCCAGGAGTTATTTTATGAGACTGTTAGGGCATTCAACCTTTCAGAGCAGTACAGAATGCCGGTAATAATTCTCTATGATGAGATAGTCGGCCACATGAGGGAAGCGATAACATTGCCGGCTCCAGGGGAGGTCGAGGTGATAAACCGGATTAAGCCCGACTGCCCTCCGAATGAGTATAAACCTTACGATAAAAAATATGGAGATATAGCACCTCTCGCAGCTTACGGAGAAGGATACAGATTCCACGTAACAGGCTTGTACCATGGTGAAGATGGCTTTCCAACCAATAATACAAAGCTTATTGAGGAAACAGCTCAGAGGCTTATAAGAAAAGTTGACAACAACAGGGACAAGATCTGCAAAAATGAAGAATTTTATCTCGATGATGCTGAGATAGGGGTATTTGCATACGGGCTTTCTGCAAAGTCAGCCAAATTTGCCATAAAAGAACTGAGGAAGCAGGGAATAAAGGCAGGACTCCTGCGGCCCTTAACGATCTGGCCGTTTCCTGAGAAGGCTGTAGAAGAGCTGTCAAAACAAGTGCGGGCCATCATAGTTCCGGAGATGAATTTAGGGCAGATAGTACATGAAGTGGAAAGAGTTGCCAGGGGAAGGTGTGAGGTTAAAGGCGTATTGAGAGCCGACACAGAGCCCATCAAGCCTGCACAGATAATCGAAAGCATTACAGGAAATGGGTTTTTCCCATCTTCTTAA
- a CDS encoding 4Fe-4S binding protein: protein MAVAEKRIFRIDIDPKLCKGCVICVDFCPTDVLFMDGNLCAVKNLDACNGCQLCDNRCPDFAIQVFEL, encoded by the coding sequence ATGGCAGTAGCTGAGAAGAGGATTTTCAGGATTGATATAGACCCTAAATTATGCAAGGGTTGTGTAATATGCGTTGATTTCTGCCCTACCGATGTACTGTTTATGGACGGGAATCTTTGTGCTGTTAAAAACCTTGATGCATGCAACGGGTGCCAGTTGTGTGATAACAGGTGTCCGGATTTTGCTATTCAGGTCTTTGAGCTTTAG